From a region of the uncultured Desulfatiglans sp. genome:
- a CDS encoding hypothetical protein (Evidence 5 : Unknown function), which yields MVFLANLGVNLHVCLCGGLQAASAQRLDFLDIGQTGTRPAGVGLSTRSV from the coding sequence ATGGTCTTTTTGGCCAATCTCGGCGTCAATCTGCACGTTTGCTTGTGCGGCGGCCTCCAGGCCGCCTCCGCGCAAAGGCTTGATTTCCTTGATATTGGCCAAACCGGGACCCGCCCCGCAGGGGTGGGACTGAGCACACGCAGCGTGTAA
- the gltX gene encoding glutamyl-tRNA synthetase (Evidence 2a : Function from experimental evidences in other organisms; PubMedId : 14764088, 2201777, 3015933, 4912521; Product type e : enzyme): MTEQKIVTRFPPSPTGYLHIGGARTALFNWLFARRHGGTFILRIEDTDQARSTDEAAQAIIESMEWLGLDWDAGPYFQSRRYDLYNRAIDQLLAEGKAYHCHCSPELLEEKRSAAKAKGLKPKYDGTCRDLGLGPAPGSVVRLKCPTTGTTHFDDLIKGPIRISNEELDDLILRRSDGSPTYHMAVVADDIDLGITHVIRGDDHVNNTPRQIQIYNALGVPTPYYAHVPMILGPDKTRLSKRHGAMSVLAYRDMGYLPHALLNALVRLGWSHGDQEKFTREELIETFSLENVGKSAGVFNLEKLIDLNAQYIRETSDQDLSGLLAPFLDAIGIRDVPARQLEAAVATLKPRCRTLVEMAEAARMYFDEALAYEEKGDKKFLVPEVLPHLEDLARRLKVMETFTEAALEDVFRAYLEERGIKLKEVAQPLRLALTGRTASPGLFEVMAVLGRDEVLRRIDRVLRHIEAKR; the protein is encoded by the coding sequence ATGACCGAACAGAAGATCGTCACCCGTTTCCCCCCGAGCCCCACCGGTTATCTGCACATCGGCGGCGCCCGGACAGCCCTCTTCAACTGGCTCTTCGCCCGCCGGCACGGCGGGACGTTCATCCTGCGGATCGAAGACACCGACCAGGCGCGATCCACGGACGAGGCCGCACAGGCGATCATCGAATCCATGGAGTGGCTGGGGCTCGACTGGGATGCCGGCCCCTATTTCCAGTCCCGGCGCTATGACCTGTACAACCGCGCCATCGATCAACTGCTCGCCGAGGGCAAGGCCTACCACTGCCACTGCTCCCCCGAGCTCCTGGAAGAAAAGCGCAGCGCCGCCAAGGCCAAGGGCCTCAAACCCAAATATGACGGCACCTGCCGCGATCTCGGGCTCGGACCGGCCCCGGGCTCCGTCGTCAGGCTCAAGTGCCCCACCACAGGGACTACGCATTTCGACGATCTCATCAAGGGGCCGATCCGCATCTCGAACGAGGAACTGGACGACCTCATCCTGCGCCGCTCCGACGGCAGCCCGACCTATCACATGGCGGTGGTGGCCGACGACATCGACCTCGGAATCACCCATGTGATCCGCGGCGACGACCACGTGAACAACACCCCCCGTCAGATCCAGATCTACAACGCCCTCGGGGTACCCACGCCCTACTACGCCCACGTCCCCATGATCCTCGGCCCCGACAAGACCCGCCTCAGCAAACGCCACGGCGCCATGTCGGTCCTCGCCTACCGCGACATGGGCTATCTGCCGCATGCACTTCTGAACGCCCTCGTCCGCCTGGGCTGGTCCCACGGCGACCAGGAGAAATTCACGCGGGAAGAACTCATCGAAACATTCTCGCTCGAAAACGTCGGCAAGTCCGCCGGCGTCTTCAATCTCGAAAAACTCATCGACCTGAATGCACAGTACATCCGCGAAACGTCCGACCAGGACCTGTCCGGACTGCTCGCCCCCTTTCTGGACGCCATCGGCATCCGGGATGTACCGGCCCGACAGCTCGAGGCGGCGGTCGCCACCCTCAAACCACGCTGCAGAACCCTGGTCGAGATGGCTGAGGCCGCCCGGATGTATTTCGATGAAGCGCTGGCCTATGAAGAGAAGGGGGACAAGAAATTCCTGGTCCCCGAGGTCCTGCCCCATCTCGAGGACCTCGCGCGGAGGCTGAAAGTCATGGAGACCTTCACGGAGGCCGCCTTGGAGGACGTGTTCAGGGCCTACCTCGAGGAGCGCGGCATCAAGCTGAAGGAAGTCGCCCAGCCGCTCCGGCTGGCCCTGACCGGCCGAACGGCCAGCCCGGGCCTGTTCGAAGTGATGGCGGTCCTCGGCCGGGACGAGGTGCTGCGGCGGATCGACCGCGTCCTGCGGCATATCGAGGCCAAGCGGTAG